Proteins co-encoded in one Brassica rapa cultivar Chiifu-401-42 chromosome A02, CAAS_Brap_v3.01, whole genome shotgun sequence genomic window:
- the LOC103850634 gene encoding transcription termination factor MTEF18, mitochondrial: MSLIRNPRSPTSLLNWVSHKVSTFKKPQPPINPRRSLSSTTTSKLPRNEIRRLTQLAMFDYFYNNRGLQFLIAESMSKNAPLFNDTLLNKLHNDSASCGDDVIRSITKFLLYHPVNEFEPFFESLGLKPSEFSPLVPCDKMFLNEDVFLLENYHVFWNYGIGREKMGKIFKEAREVFGYESGVLASKIESLERLGFGKVFVSKLIVCTPRVLTGETILEMVSVVDTVGSDWVLENLSEGGSYDWRCIHRCLAFLRELCGGDESEVLELIKNRPGLVLEESGEWTMILAGFQTKLGCSRSELVMRLPPQSSQEVGKCVSNLRHCFLFLRGIKMEAYEIGKVFRNHSHWLGESRLKHTSTFLNNLKGGKKRLCQVIQENPEEMKKWTMGLRVTPLPGTSVVDVVGSKAMKTQFLLELGYEEKEMERALRCFRGRGSELRERFEFLKSLGLSEGEAKEMVKASPDVLTQASNVLEAKVDYLVNELGYPLSTLVAFPSCLKYTLERMKVRFAMYNWLQERGKADAKLAISTILVYSDKSFVTRFVNRHPDGAKYFEELKRTASL, translated from the coding sequence ATGTCTCTAATCCGAAACCCTAGATCACCCACCTCTCTTCTCAACTGGGTCTCCCACAAAGTCTCCACCTTTAAAAAACCCCAACCTCCCATAAACCCTAGAAGATctctctcctccaccaccacctcgAAACTCCCCAGAAACGAGATTCGCAGACTAACCCAACTCGCCATGTTCGACTACTTCTACAACAACAGAGGCCTCCAGTTCCTAATCGCCGAGAGCATGAGCAAAAACGCTCCTTTATTCAACGACACCCTCCTCAACAAGCTGCACAACGATTCTGCTTCTTGTGGTGATGACGTCATCAGATCCATCACTAAGTTCCTTCTTTACCACCCTGTGAACGAGTTCGAGCCTTTCTTCGAGAGCTTAGGTTTAAAACCCTCTGAGTTTAGCCCTCTCGTGCCTTGTGATAAGATGTTTTTGAACGAAGATGTGTTCTTGTTGGAGAACTATCATGTCTTTTGGAACTATGGGATTGGTCGGGAGAAGATGGGGAAGATCTTTAAGGAAGCTAGGGAGGTGTTTGGTTACGAGAGTGGTGTCTTAGCTtcaaagattgaatctttagAGCGTTTGGGGTTTGGGAAGGTGTTTGTCTCCAAGCTCATCGTTTGTACCCCGAGGGTGCTGACTGGTGAGACGATATTAGAAATGGTCAGCGTTGTAGACACTGTTGGTTCGGATTGGGTGTTGGAGAATTTATCAGAGGGAGGCTCTTATGACTGGAGATGCATCCATAGGTGTTTAGCCTTTCTTAGAGAGTTATGTGGAGGAGACGAGAGTGAGGTACTAGAGTTAATCAAGAACCGGCCGGGGTTGGTTCTGGAGGAGTCTGGAGAGTGGACAATGATCTTAGCTGGGTTTCAGACAAAGCTAGGTTGTTCCAGAAGTGAGTTGGTTATGAGACTCCCTCCCCAGAGTAGTCAGGAGGTAGGGAAGTGTGTTTCGAATCTACGGCATTGCTTTTTGTTCCTGAGAGGTATCAAGATGGAGGCTTATGAGATAGGCAAGGTGTTTCGTAACCACTCTCACTGGCTTGGAGAGTCTCGTTTGAAGCACACTAGTACCTTTCTTAATAATCTGAAAGGCGGGAAGAAGCGGCTTTGTCAGGTGATTCAGGAGAATCCGGAGGAGATGAAGAAATGGACTATGGGGTTGAGAGTAACTCCTTTGCCTGGTACTAGTGTGGTGGACGTAGTCGGCTCCAAAGCGATGAAGACTCAGTTTTTGTTGGAGCTCGGATACGAGGAGAAGGAGATGGAGAGAGCGCTCAGGTGTTTTCGAGGGAGAGGGTCTGAGCTCAGAGAGAGGTTTGAGTTTCTTAAGAGTTTGGGGTTGAGTGAAGGGGAGGCTAAGGAGATGGTGAAGGCGTCTCCTGATGTGCTGACACAGGCGAGCAATGTGTTGGAAGCAAAGGTTGATTACCTTGTGAATGAGTTGGGGTACCCGCTCTCGACTCTTGTGGCTTTTCCTTCGTGTCTTAAGTACACGCTTGAAAGGATGAAGGTAAGGTTTGCAATGTATAATTGGTTGCAAGAGAGAGGGAAGGCGGATGCGAAGCTGGCGATAAGTACTATACTTGTGTACTCTGATAAGTCGTTTGTGACGAGGTTTGTGAACCGTCACCCTGATGGTGCTAAGTATTTTGAGGAGTTGAAGAGAACTGCTTCTTTGTGA